A genomic segment from Macrobrachium rosenbergii isolate ZJJX-2024 chromosome 30, ASM4041242v1, whole genome shotgun sequence encodes:
- the LOC136854842 gene encoding uncharacterized protein produces the protein MNPKDILKTTITKPFSTFTFNYSCFGLRSAGATFQQLWMASWETFPPALRRTSVTSDRGTTSILQLWMSLNCLLGTQLHCTAAYHPESNGMVELKAALMSCCNSSTWYLQLPWVLLALWTTPKEGFYLSAAEMVYGNPLVIPGEFFPDNNPSPDIFRLRTIVGKFAPDRPSYKPTNNTFIPKDLHTATHVFNRTDAV, from the exons ATGAATCCCAAAGACATCCTGAAGACCACCATCACAAAGCCCTTCAGCACCTTCACCTTCAATTACTCCTGCTTTGGCCTACGCAGTGCAGGAGCTACTTTTCAGCAATTATGGATGGCATCCTGGGAGACCTTCCCTCCTGCGCTCCGAAGGACATCG GTCACCTCCGACAGAGGCACTACTTCCATTTTGCAGCTCTGGATGTCCCTAAACTGCCTCCTCGGCACCCAGTTGCATTGCACAGCAGCCTACCATCCTGAATCCAATGGCATGGTCGAGTTGAAAGCAGCCCTGATGTCTTGCTGCAACTCCTCAACCTGGTACTTGCAGCTTCCATGGGTCCTCCTGGCCCTTTGGACCACACCCAAAGAGGGCTTTTACCTGTCAGCAGCAGAGATGGTGTATGGCAATCCGCTCGTGATACCTGGCGAGTTCTTTCCCGACAATAATCCCTCACCTGATATCTTCAGACTCCGGACCATTGTCGGAAAATTCGCCCCTGACCGCCCATCCTATAAGCCAACCAACAACACCTTTATCCCCAAGGATCTGCATACTGCAACACACGTGTTCAATAGGACTGATGCTGTTTGA